TACGTCGAGGGGCTGGTGCACATCACCGAACTCGGCGGCGAGTACTTCAAGTTCGACGAAATGCGCCAGGAGCTGCGCGGCGAGCGCACCGGCATTCGCTACGCCATCGGCACGCGTGTGCGGGTGCAGGTGAGCCGCGTCGACCTGGACGGGCGCAAGATCGATTTCCGCCTTGTGCGCGAGGGCGAAGACCTCACGGCGCGAGCCATGAAGGACAAGGGCGCTTCGGCTGGCGTGCCGGTCAAGGCTTCGGCCAAGCGCAGTTCGCGCCACAAGGCCGAGGCGGTTTCCTCCGAGCAGCGCGTCGAGCGCAGCGCGACCGTTGCCGCGGCGGGCCCTCAGTCGGCGATGCAGGCTTTCAAGTCGGCGGTCAAGAAGGCCGCCAACAAGATGAAGGGGCGCAAGCCGCGCCGCGCATGATGGGCAGCGCAGCATTGCATCCCATCCATACAGACAAACCGAGAAGGAGACACCGAGCATGAGCGTGGAAAACAACAAGGGCCGCATCGCGATCGTCACAGGCGCAGGCACAGGCATCGGCCGCGCTGCGGCGCTTGCATTGCTGGCCGACGGCTGGAGCGTGGCGCTGGCGGGGCGCCGCCTCGAGCCGCTGGAACAGGTGGCCGAAGAGTCCGGCGCCGGCGCACGCGCCTTCGCAGTGCCCACCGACGTGGCCAGCGCGGAATCGGTGCAGGCGCTGTTCGCCGCCGCGGTGGAGCGCTTCGGCCGCGTCGACCTGCTGTTCAACAATGCCGGCGTGGGCAACCCGCCGGGCCCGTTCGAAGACTGGACGCCCGAGCAGTGGCGCGGCGTGGTCGACATCAATCTGAGCGGCATGTTCTTCTGCATCCAGCAGGCGTTCCGCACGATGAAGGCGCAAACGCCGCGGGGCGGCCGCATCATCAACAACGGCTCCATCTCGGCCACCGCGCCACGGCCGAATTCCGCGGCGTACACCGCGACCAAGCACGCAGTCGAGGGCCTTACCAAGACCGCTTCGCTCGATGGCCGCAAGTACGACATCGCGGTGGGCCAGATCGACGTAGGCAACGCCATGACGGAATTGGCTGCGCGCATGGCCAGGGGCGTGCCGCAAGCCAACGGCGAACTCGCGATCGAGCCGCTGATGGACGTGAAGATCGTGGGCCAGTCGGTGCTCTATATGGCGAACCTGCCGCTGGAAGCCAACGTGCTGTTCCATACCGTGATGGCGACGAAGATGCCCTTCGTCGGGCGCGGCTAGAACTCGTCAGCAGGGCGCTTGCCGCGCCAGCGCGCCGGCCGTCAGCGGCGGTGCGCCGGCCGGCCACGTATCGGCGATGTGGCCGTGGCGCCAGACGGCTTCGCACGCCGCTTCGAACGGCGGCCGCCGCGCTGCCAGTGCAGCGCCGATCATTCCCGCGAGCACGTCGCCCGTGCCGGCGGTGGCGAGCCTGGCGTTGCCGGTCGGGTTGAGTACCGGTGGCGTGCTGCCGCCCTCGGCGATCACTGTTCCCGAACCCTTGAGCACGGCGACCACGCCGTAGCGCGACGCGAGCTGGCGGGCGGCTGCAAGCCTGTCGGCCTGGATGTCGGCGGCCGTGCAGTTCAACAGGCGCGCGGCCTCGAGGGGATGCGGGGTGATCACCGTCGGCTTGCCGCGCCGGGCGCGCGAAGCCAGCTGGGTCTGCAGCGCGCCGTCGTTCGCGATGGCGTTCAACGCATCGGCGTCGAGCACCAGCGCTGCCGCGGTCGCCAGCACGCGCGGCAGCACCGCGCGGATGTCCGTACCACCGCCGCATCCGCAGACCGCTGTCATCTCCGAGAGATCGAGCGCGTTGGCGTCCCGCAGCATCAGTTCGGGTTGCGCCAGGTCGACCGGGGCCGCGCCCGGATCGAGCAGCCCGACGAAGACGCGGCCGGCACCCGCATGCAGCGCGGCGGATCCGGCCAGCAGCGCGGCGCCCGCCATACCGGAGGCGCCACCGATCACCGCGACATCGCCGTAGCTGCCCTTGTGCGAAGCGTGGCTGCGCGGCGGTTCCGCTGGCGCGCCCGCCAGGCGTGCGGCCGGCGGCTCGGCGGTGCCGCTGCAACCCAGGTCGTCGAACCAGACCGTGCCCGCGGCGTCTCGGCCCTGCGCCGTGAACAGGCCTGGCTTGAGTGTCAGGAAGGTCGCGCAGAAGCGATGCGAAGCGGTAGCCGAATGGGGGGCAGCGCTTGAAACGCCGGTGTCGGCATTCAGTCCGGATGGCACGTCGACACTGAGCACCGGCGCAGCCATCGCATGCATCTGCCGCAGCCATTCGGCCATCGCATTCGCGGGCGGCCGGGTTGATCCGATGCCGAGCAGTGCGTCGATCGCGAGGTCCCAGGTGGCGGGCGGCTCGGGCGCGAAGATCACGCCGGCATCGCGGGCCCGTTGCAGCGAAGCCCCGGCATCCGGCGGTAGCCGGCTTTCATCGCCCGCGAACGTGACGATCGGCAGGAAGCCGCGCTGCTGCAACTGCACGGCAGCCTCGAAGCCATCACCGCCGTTGTTGCCCGGTCCGCAGGCGATCCAGATCGTCCGCGCATGCGGCGCGACCGCCATCGCCAGCCGCGCCACGGCCAGGCCTGCCCGCTGCATCAGGGTGTGATGGGGCAGGGCGGCTGCGGCCGCTTGTTCGATGCGCCGTGTCGCCGCAATGTCGAACAGGTCGGCGACGGTGGCGGACGTGATGCGCTGCATGGGCCGATTCTGCCCCCTCGGGTGCGCAACTGCGGCGGCCCGGGCCGCTTGCCTGCCTGCCTACTGAACGAGCCGCTCGATGCCCAGGCCTTCGAGATCGACGCCCGCATCGCGGCCGCCGATCAGGTCGGCCACCACGCGTGCGCTGCCGCATGACAGCGCCCATCCGCTCGAACCGTGGCCCAGATTGAGCCAGACGCCCGGCACGCCGCTGGCGCCGAGCACCGGCGGGCCGTCGGGCAGCATCGGACGCGCGCCCTTCCACTGCTGCACGCCCGACTGCAATGTTGCAGCGCCCGGAAACCAGTCGTGCAGCACCTTGTAGAGCGTTTGCACCGCCGAAGGGTTCATGGTGCTCAAAGAGCCGCCGATCTCGGCGCTGCCGGCCACGCGCACGCGCTGGCCCAGCCGCGAGATCGCGACCTTGTAGCGCTCGTCCATCACGGCGCTGCGCGGGGCGTTGAGAGATTCGCGGATCGGCGCGCTGATCGAGTGGCCGTACACCGGCGCCAGCGGAATCCTCAGGCCGAGCGGCCGCAGCAGCGAGGCCGAGGCGAGACCGGTGCACACCACCACGGCATCGAAGCGCAGCGGCGGCGAGCCGCTCGCGAGCGAGATGGAAGTGGGTCCCGCGCGGCTCAGCGGCGCAATGTCGCAATTGAAATGGAACTGGGCGCCGAGTGCCTCGGCTTCCCACTTGAGAAGCAGCGCGAACTGGCGGCAGTTGGCCACTTCGTCCTCGGGCAGGTGGATCGCACCCGCAAGCGCCGTGTCGGCGTTGAGCGCAGGCTCGATGCGGCGGGCCTCGTCGGCGTCGACCTCCTTGAAGACGCTGCCGGCCGCGCGCAGCACCTCGAGTCCTGGCTGGACCAGTTTTTTCTCGCGCTTGGAGCGCAGCAGCACGAGGTAGCCGTCGCTGCGTTCGTAGCTCAGTTCGCGCGCTTCGGTCACTTCGTGCAGCCGGGTGCGGCTGTAGAACGCAAGCCGCTGCATGCGGGCGCGGTTGGCCAGGTAGGTTTCGAGCTTGCAGGCTTTCTGCCAGCGCGACATCCAGCCGATGTCGCGCGAACTCAGCGGCCAGCGCAGCTTGATGGCACCGTGCGGGGACAGCAGCGAACGCAGCACCTTGGCGCGCATGCCCGGCGCCGCCCACGGGGTGACATAGCCCGGCGCGACCACGCCGGCATTCGCAAAACTGGCTTCCTCGGCCGCAGCGCCGCGGCGCTCGAACACAGACACTTCATGGCCGTCCGAAACCAGTTCCCAGGCGGTTGTGACGCCGATGATGCCGGCGCCCACGATCGCGATTTTCATTGAATTTTTGAGTAAGAAGAGATGGCCGGCGCCCGTCGATCGGTGCGCGAGGCTATTGGTTTTGCAGCGCTTGTTCCGCTTGCAGCGCGACCGCGAGAACGGCGTCGTCGTGCAGCGCGGCGTGCCACAGCATCAGGCCCGCCGGCAGTTCGCCGCCGGCATGGCAGGGCAGCGAGATGGCGCAGCCGTCGAGCATGTTGACGATCGACGGATTGCGCAGCAGCAGTGCATTGACGCGGAAGAATTCATCGTCGCGCTCGGCGCCTGGTGCAACGCTTGCAATGGCGGGCGCAGCGATCGGCACCGTGGGCGACAGCACCGCGTCGAAGGGCGACAGCGCTGCTTCGACGCGGGCGATCCAGGCGTGGCGGGCATGCACGAGATCGATGTATTCGTGCGCCTTCATGGCCGCGCCCCGGAGGATGCGCTGGGCCACGCGCGGGTCGTAGCCGGCGCCGCTGCGCTCGAGCAGCAGCCGGTGCCAGGCATAGGATTCGGCCGCCGAGAAACCGCCCGTGGCGTTGATGGCCTGCAGGTCGGTCAGTTCCGGCAGCTGGATCTCGTCGATCCGGGCACCCGCCTCGCGCAGTGTTCGCAGCGCATTTTCGAAGGCGCGGGCCACCGCGGGCTCGATGCCGTCGAAGAACACGTTCTTCACGACGGCAAGCCGGTACGCCCCCAGGGAGGCCGCGCCGGCGGTCACGCGGCGTGCCGCGAGGATTTCGTGCGCGGTGATCGCGTCGCGGACCGAGCGCGTCATGGCGCAGACCGTGTCGAGCGTGGTCGACAGCGGCAGCGCGCCTTCGGTCGGCACCAGCCGCGCGGTGCTCTTGAAACCCACAATGCCGTTCAGCGCCGCGGGAATGCGGATCGAGCCGCCTGTGTCGGAGCCCAGGCCGATGAATGCCGCCCCGGTGGCGACCGAGACGGCTGCGCCGGAGGACGAGCCTCCCGGGATGCGCGGCGTGGCCGTGTCGCCCGCGTTGGCCGGCGTGCCATGGTGCGGGTTCACTCCCACGCCGGAGAACGCGAACTCCGTCATGTTGGTGCGGCCCGTCAGCACGCCGCCCGCGGCGCGCAGCCGCGCCACGGCGACGGCATCGGCCCTGGCGGCCGGCGCATGCGAGAGCACCACGGAGCCGGCCGGGGTTGGCTGCCCCTCGATGTCGAACAGGTCCTTGGCGGTGAAGGCAAGCCCGGCGAGCCTGCCTTGCGGCGCTGATGGGGTGAGCTGCTGGCGGGCTTCGTCGAACAGCGTGCGGGTGAAGACGTGGCGGCAGGCCGCCGACTGGGAAATGCCGATGGCGCGCTCCAATTCGGTGCGTGCATCGGTGCCACCTGCCAGAAGATTCAGACGGGTGGCGTGGAGGTCGTTCATGGATGGGCTGCGAGGGCGCGGACGGCTCGGTTCCGGGGTGGTGCAAGGAGAAAAGGCTCAAGAGGGCCGTGCTATACTCTTTGGGTTTCGCTGAACATGCAACGGCTCTCGTCGCACCCAGCCAAACACATCCGCAAACCGGCCCAATCAAGGTGTTGCGATCCCCTTCGAAAGGGGCGCAAAACGGGCTGGATTTTAGACCCAACCTTTGGAGTAATTTTCAATGTCCACCACCATGCGCGAAATGCTGGAAGCCGGTGTCCACTTCGGACACCAAACCCGCTTCTGGAACCCCAAGATGGCTCCGTACATCTTCGGCCATCGCAACAAGATTCACATCATCAACCTGGAAAAGTCGCTCCCGATGTTCCAGGACGCGATGAAGTACGCCAAGCAGCTCACTGCCAACCGCGGCACGATCCTGATGGTCGGCACCAAGCGCCAGGCCCGTGAAATCGTGGCCGCCGAAGCCCGCCGCGCCGGCGTGCCTTTCGTCGACACCCGCTGGCTCGGCGGCATGCTGACCAACTTCAAGACCGTCAAGACCTCGATCAAGCGCCTGAAGGACATGAAGGCCCAGCAGGAAGCCGGCCTCGACAGCCTGAGCAAGAAGGAGCAGCTCACCTTCTCGCGCGAAATCGCGAAGCTCGAAAAGGACATCGGCGGCATCCAGGACATGGCTGCGCTGCCCGACGCCATCTTCGTGATCGACGTGGGCTTCCACAAGATCGCCGTGGCCGAAGCCAAGAAGCTCGGTATTCCGCTGATCGGCGTGGTCGACTCCAACCACTCGCCCGAAGGCATCGACTACGTGATCCCGGGCAACGACGACTCGTCGAAGGCCGTCATGCTGTACGCACGCGGCATCGCCGACGCGATCATCGAAGGCCGCAACAGCGCCACCGGTGATGTGGTCAAGGCCATCGCCGAAGGCAGCGGCGACGAATTCGTCGAAGTCGAAGAGGGCGCCTCGGCCTGATCGAGTGCTCTCACGCGCCTGAAGAAGGGGCTTTGGTGCCCCTTTTTTTTAATCTGATTTTTTGGACACGGAGATAGAACAATGGCTGCAATCACCGCAAGCATGGTCGGCGAACTGCGCGCAAAGACCGACGCGCCGATGATGGAATGCAAGAAGGCCCTGACCGAGGCCGACGGCAACATGGAAAAGGCCGAAGAGCTGCTGCGCATCAAGCTCGGCAACAAGGCCGGCAAGGCATCGGGCCGCATCACCGCCGAAGGCGTGGTCACGGCGTTTGTCGAAGGCTCGGCCGGCGGCATGATCGAGATCAACTGCGAAACCGACTTCGTCACCAAGAACGACAGCTTCCTGGCCCTGGCCAACGCTGCCGCCATGCTGGTCGCCAAGCACAACCCCGCCGACATCGCTGCGCTGGGCGCGCTGCCCTACGAGCAGGACGGCTTCGGCCCCACGCTCGAGGACGTGCGCAAGGGCCTGATCGGCAAGATCGGCGAGAACATGAGCTTCCGCCGCTTCAAGCACTTTGCCGGCAACGGCAAGCTGGCTTCGTACCTGCACGGCACGCGCATCGGCGTGATGGTCGAGTTCGAGGGTGACGACACTTCGGCCAAGGACGTCGCGATGCACATCGCCGCCATGAAGCCGGTCGCCATCTCGGCCGCCGACGTGCCCGCCGACCTGATCGAAAAAGAGCGCGCCGTGGCCGCTGGCAAGGCCGAGGAAGACCGCAAGACGGCCGAAGCCGAAGGCAAGAAGACGCAGCCTGCCGACATCGTTGCCAAGCGCATCGAAGGCGGCGTGCAGAAGTACCTCAAGGAGGTCTCGCTGCACAACCAGCCGTTCGTGAAGAACGACAAGCAGACCGTCGAGCAGATGCTCAAGGCCGCCGACACCAGCATCAAGGGCTTCACCCTGTACGTGGTCGGCGAAGGCATCGAAAAGAAGATCGACGACTTCGCCGCCGAAGTTGCAGCCCAGGTGGCTGCCGCCAAGGCCGCCGTGTAAAAACTGTTACGCCCCAAAGCGACGGCGCGCGCGTGTGTGCCGCCGCTTTTTCACCGCCTCGTTCTACACTCGCCCCCGCCAACCCAAGTAAGGAAATTGCCCATGTCTGATCCCCGCCCAGCCCACAAGCGAATCTTGTTGAAGCTGTCGGGGGAGGCGTTGATGGGAGACGATGCCTTTGGTATTAATCGTGCGACCATCGTTCGCATGGTCGAAGAGGTGGCGGAAGTGGTGAACATGGGCGTGGAAGTCGCCGTGGTGATCGGCGGCGGCAACATCTTCCGCGGCGTCGCGGGAGGCTCGGTCGGCATGGACCGCGCCACGGCCGACTACATGGGCATGCTGGCCACCGTCATGAACTCGCTGGCCTTGGCCGACGCCATGAACAAGCAGGGGCTGATCGCGCGCGTCATGTCTGCCATCGCCATCGAGCAGGTGGTCGAGCCCTACGTGCGGCCCAAGGCGCTGCAGTACCTCGAAGAAGGCAAGGTCGTGGTGTTTGCCGCGGGCACGGGCAATCCGTTCTTCACCACCGACACGGCCGCCGCGCTGCGCGGGGCCGAGATCGGCGCCGAGCTGGTGCTCAAGGCCACCAAGGTCGACGGCGTCTATTCGGCCGATCCGAAGACCCATCCCGATGCAACGCGCTATTCGTCGCTCACTTTCGACGAGGCGATTGCCAAGAATCTCGGCATCATGGACGCCACGGCCTTTGCGCTGTGCCGCGACCAGAAGCTGCCGATCAAGGTGTTCTCGATCTTCAAGAACGGCGCGCTCAAGCGCGTCGTCATGGGCGAGGACGAAGGCACGCTGGTGCATGCCTGAGGAGTAATTTGAGATGACGACCCCCACCATTGCAGAAATCCGCAGCGCGACCGACGCGAAGATGAACCAGTCGCTCGCTGCGTTCCAGAACAACCTCACCAAGATCCGTACCGGCCGGGCCAACTCCGCGCTGCTCGACTCGATCCACGTGGACTACTACGGCTCGCAGGTTCCGCTGAGCCAGGTGGCCAACGTGTCGGTGCTCGACTCGCGCACGATCAGCGTTCAGCCCTGGGAGAAGGGCATGGGCGCCAAGATCGAGAAGGCCATCCGCGAAAGCGACCTGGGGCTGAATCCGGCATCGATGGGCGACCTGATCCGCGTGCCGCTTCCCGCGATGAGCGAGGAGCGCCGCAAGGAAATGACCAAGCTGGTCCGCAACGAAGGCGAAACCGCCAAGATCGCCACGCGCAGCCTGCGCCGCGATGCGAACGAGTCGGTCAAGAAGCTGGTCAAGGAAAAGCTCGCCTCCGAGGACGACCAGAAGCGCGCCGAAGCCGAAATCCAGAAGGTCACGGACCGCCATATCGCGGAAATCGATCGCCTGGTCGCGGCCAAGGAAGCGGAGATCATGGCCGTTTGAGGCTGCGCATGGCCTCTTCTTCGCTGCAGATTCCCCACCACATTGCCATCGTCATGGATGGCAACGGACGCTGGGCCACGCGGCGATTCCTGCCTCGCGTGGCGGGACACAAGCAGGGCGTCGAGTCGCTCAGGCGCTGCGTCAAGGCGTGTGTCGATCGCGGCGTGGGCATTCTCACGGTCTTCGCGTTTTCGTCGGAGAACTGGAACCGTCCGCCCGAAGAGGTTTCGGGGCTGATGGAAATCATGGTGGGCGCACTCGCACGCGAGGTGCCCAAGCTGAGCCGTGACGGGGTGCAGCTGCATTTCGTCGGCGAGCGCGCAGGCCTCTCCAAGAAAATGGTGCAAGGCCTGGTCGACGCCGAGACCGCCACCGCACAGAACACCAAGCTGATCCTGAACGTCTGCTTCAACTACGGCGGCCGGTGGGACATTGCCCGCGCCGCGGCCAAGCTGGCCGAGCAGGGCGAGGCGCTCACCGAAGCGAATCTCGACCGCGCCATGGCCCTGGCGCACGTGCCCGACCCCGACCTTCTCATTCGCACCGGTGGCGAGCAGCGCCTGTCGAACTTCCTGCTGTGGCAGAGCGCGTATGCGGAACTCTTCTTCAGCGACAAGCTTTGGCCCGAGTTCGACCAGGCCGAGCTGGATGCGGGAATCGCCGCGTTTCAGGCGCGCGAGCGCCGTTTCGGCAAGACCTCCGCGCAGATCACCGCCGGCAGCGGCTCCGCACCCGATCGCCAGTTGGCCTGAGGGCCTCACGGCCCGACCCTCCAGCCGCCCAGCCGCATGCTCAAACAACGCATCCTCACGGCCATCGTCCTGTTGGCGATCCTGCTCCCGGCGCTCTTCTACCCCTCCCACGTTCCCTTTGCCTGCGTGATGCTGGTGTTGATCGGCGCAGGGGCATGGGAGTGGGGCCGCCTCAACGGCTATGGCCAGCGGCTGTCGGTCTTCCTCGGCCTGGAGACGGTGGCGCTGTGCGCGCTTTCGTGGTGGCTCGGCCTGCTTGATCGGTCGCTGCTGCTCATGTGGCTGCTGGCCAGTGCGGCCTGGGTGCTCGGCGGAGCCGCGCTGCTGCGCGTGGCCGTGCCGGGCTGGCCCCGCATTCCACGCGGGCTGCGGCTGGTCGGCGGGCTGCTGGTGCTCTGGGTGGCGTGGCTAGCGGCCGTACAGGCACGCATGGTCGGCATCAACTTCCTGCTCTCGATTCTCGTGCTGGTCTGGGTGGCGGACGTTTTCGCCTATTTCTCGGGCCGCGCCTTCGGCCTCAAGTTCACGCGCGGCAAGCTCGCGCCCGCCATCAGCCCCGGCAAGAGCTGGGAAGGCGTGTGGGGTGGCATGGCGGGCGTGGTGGTGCTGGCCTTTGCCTGGGTGTGGGCCGACAGGGCTGCCGGCGCGACGGTGGCAAGCCTCTACACCCGGCTGCACGAGCGCGGCTGGTGGCTGCTGCTTGTGGGTGTGGTGTTTCTCGCCGCGATGAGCGTGGTTGGCGACCTGGTCGAATCGCTGATCAAGCGCAGCGCCGGCGCCAAGGACAGCAGCAGCCTGCTGCCGGGCCATGGGGGCGTGCTCGACCGCGTGGATGCCCTCTTGCCGGCACTTCCCATTGCAATGATGCTGGCCTTCTTGTGAACACACCCAAACAACGCATCACGGTGCTGGGATCGACCGGATCGGTCGGCGTCAGCACGCTCGATGTCATTTCGCGGCACCCGGAGCGCTTCGAGGTCTTCGCGCTTTCCGCATCGACCAAGGTCGATGAAATGCTGGCGCAATGCGCGCGGTTTTCGCCGCGCTATGCGGTCATGGCGAGCGCGCCGCATGCGGCGCTGCTGGCGGAAAAGATTGAGCAGAACAATCTCGGCACCAAGGTATTGAGTGGTGACGATGCTATCGAAAGAATAGCGTCCCACGAAGAGGTCGACGCCGTCATGGCCGCCATCGTCGGTGCGGCGGGCCTGGGGCCCTGCCTGGCTGCGGCGCGTGCCGGCAAGCGGCTCCTGCTGGCCAACAAGGAGGCGCTGGTGGTCGGCGGCGAGTTGTTCATGCGCACCGTGCGCGAGGGCGGTGCCACGCTGCTGCCGATCGACAGCGAGCATTCGGCCATTTTCCAGTCGCTGCCGGAAGACCCGTCGACCTGGCCGCGGCGCATCGACAAGATCATTCTCACGGCATCGGGCGGCCCGTTCCGCACGCGCGCGCCCGGCACACTGGGCACGGTCACGCCCGAGCAGGCCTGCGCGCATCCGAACTGGGTCATGGGCCGCAAGATCTCGGTCGACTCCGCCACCATGATGAACAAGGCGCTCGAGGTGATCGAGGCGCGCCATCTGTTCGGCGTCCTGCCCGAACAGATCGAGGTGGTCATCCATCCCCAGAGCGTGGTGCATTCGATGGTCCAGTTCACCGATGCATCGGTCATTGCCCAGCTCGGAACGCCCGACATGCGGGTGCCGATTGCCGTCGGCCTGGCCTGGCCCGAGCGCATCGAGAGCGGCGCCGCGCGCCTCGACTTCCGCCAGATGGCGTCGCTGAGCTTCGATGCGCCCGACGCGGCGCTGTTCCCGGGACTGGGCCTGGCCTGGCATGCGCTGCGTGCGGCGCCCGGAACCACGGCGGTCCTCAATGCTGCCAACGAAGTCGCGGTCGAGGCCTTTCTTGATCGGCGACTGCGCTTCGACCGCATTCATGCGGTCAACATGGAAACTTTGGAAGCTGTCAGTCCCTCCAAGCCCACATCGCTGGCCGACCTGCTGGCGCTCGACGCCAGTGCCCGGGCGGCCGCCAATGCCGCGGCCCTGCGCTTCGCGGCCTGACACTCCCGCCAACAGAGGATCCGGATGCTCACCGTTATTGCTTTCGTGGTTGCACTCGGCGTCCTGATTGCCGTGCACGAATACGGCCACTACCGCGTCGCCGTCGCTTGCGGGGTCAAAGTGCTGCGGTTCTCGGTCGGCTTCGGCAAGACGCTGTACCGCTGGCAGCCCAGGCGCCAGCACCCGGGCCAGGAAACCGAGTTCGTCATTGGCGCGTTTCCCTTCGGCGGCTACGTCAAGATGCTTGACGAGCGCGAGGGGCCGGTGGCGCCGGAAGATCGGCACCGCGCCTTCAACACGCAGCCGCTGCGGTCTCGCGCGGCCATCGTCGCTGCCGGACCCATTGCCAACCTGCTGCTTGCCGTGGTGCTCTACACGGCCGTCAACTGGATCGGGGTCGAGGAGCCCGTCGCCAAGCTGGCGCGTCCGGTGGCGGCGTCGCTCGCGGAAGCGGCGGGGCTGCGCGGCGGCGAGCACATCACGCGCGCCGGCTTCGAGGGCGACCTGGAGCCCGTGCAGTCGTTCGAGGACCTTCGCTGGCGAATGACGCGCGGCGCGCTCGATGGCCGGGACCTGACGCTCGAAGTGGCGGGCGAGGGTGGCCGGCCCGGCCGGCAGGTCGTGCT
This genomic window from Variovorax paradoxus contains:
- the ispC gene encoding 1-deoxy-D-xylulose-5-phosphate reductoisomerase produces the protein MNTPKQRITVLGSTGSVGVSTLDVISRHPERFEVFALSASTKVDEMLAQCARFSPRYAVMASAPHAALLAEKIEQNNLGTKVLSGDDAIERIASHEEVDAVMAAIVGAAGLGPCLAAARAGKRLLLANKEALVVGGELFMRTVREGGATLLPIDSEHSAIFQSLPEDPSTWPRRIDKIILTASGGPFRTRAPGTLGTVTPEQACAHPNWVMGRKISVDSATMMNKALEVIEARHLFGVLPEQIEVVIHPQSVVHSMVQFTDASVIAQLGTPDMRVPIAVGLAWPERIESGAARLDFRQMASLSFDAPDAALFPGLGLAWHALRAAPGTTAVLNAANEVAVEAFLDRRLRFDRIHAVNMETLEAVSPSKPTSLADLLALDASARAAANAAALRFAA